One Nitrospinota bacterium genomic window, GCCGGCCGCCGCGGCCATCGCGCCGGTGGCGATGGTCTCTTTATACTCAAAGCCCGGCTCGCGCAGATGGACGTGCAGATCGATGAACCCGGGGGAGACCACCAGCCCCTTCGCGTCGATGACCTTCGCGCCGCCGGCCGCGAGGTTTTTGCCAAGGGCGGCGATGACGCCGTCTTTCACCAGCACGTCCTGCACGCCGTCGATGCCGCGCGACGGGTCTATCACGCGGCCGTTTTGTATCAATATCGCGCCGCTCACGATTCGGCTCCTCCGCACAAAAGATAAAGCACCGCCATCCGCATCGCCACGCCGTGCGTGACCTGCGAAAGGATGAGGCTGTAGGGGCCGTCCGCCACGTCGGAGGCTATCTCCACCCCCCGGTTTATCGGGCCGGGGTGCATTATCA contains:
- a CDS encoding aspartate carbamoyltransferase yields the protein IMHPGPINRGVEIASDVADGPYSLILSQVTHGVAMRMAVLYLLCGGAES